A single Glycine soja cultivar W05 chromosome 14, ASM419377v2, whole genome shotgun sequence DNA region contains:
- the LOC114385174 gene encoding uncharacterized protein LOC114385174 isoform X4 → MFIYTAETEAEPKSREESENGNYDWCEPFMPQGFLQRIRLTAKRACCKVLFYCILSSRFYDLTGLQNGILKRGREIFLTGCYLRTPTGGSGHSRLLPTEYLVILLDEDFQKEIVKAAKTFTAIGYKHIETGNFCSVPMLMSMHY, encoded by the exons ATGTTTATCTACACCGCAG AAACAGAAGCAGAACCCAAGAGCAGAGAAGAATCAGAGAATGGCAACTATGACTGGTGTGAGCCTTTCATGCCCCAGGGTTTTCTTCAACGCATCAGGCTCACCGCAAAACGCGCATGCTGTAAAGTTCTCTTT TATTGTATTTTGTCCAGCAGATTCTATGACTTGACAGGACTGCAGAATGGAATTCTGAAGCGAGGGAGAGAGATTTTCCTCACTGGTTGCTACCTCCGAACTCCCACTGGAGGTTCTGGACATTCACGTCTTTTGCCAACAGAGTATCTTGTGATTCTATTGGATGAA GACTTCCAGAAGGAAATTGTTAAAGCAGCAAAAACATTTACAGCTATAGGTTATAAGCATATTGAAACAG
- the LOC114385174 gene encoding uncharacterized protein LOC114385174 isoform X3, producing the protein MCTEILPSHSYSLDLIINPPLQKQKQNPRAEKNQRMATMTGVSLSCPRVFFNASGSPQNAHAYCILSSRFYDLTGLQNGILKRGREIFLTGCYLRTPTGGSGHSRLLPTEYLVILLDEDFQKEIVKAAKTFTAIGYKHIETGNFCSVPMLMSMHY; encoded by the exons ATGTGTACAGAAATCCTCCCCAGCCACAGCTACTCCTTAGATCTCATCATAAACCCCCCTCTACAGAAACAGAAGCAGAACCCAAGAGCAGAGAAGAATCAGAGAATGGCAACTATGACTGGTGTGAGCCTTTCATGCCCCAGGGTTTTCTTCAACGCATCAGGCTCACCGCAAAACGCGCATGCT TATTGTATTTTGTCCAGCAGATTCTATGACTTGACAGGACTGCAGAATGGAATTCTGAAGCGAGGGAGAGAGATTTTCCTCACTGGTTGCTACCTCCGAACTCCCACTGGAGGTTCTGGACATTCACGTCTTTTGCCAACAGAGTATCTTGTGATTCTATTGGATGAA GACTTCCAGAAGGAAATTGTTAAAGCAGCAAAAACATTTACAGCTATAGGTTATAAGCATATTGAAACAG